The following proteins are co-located in the Dermochelys coriacea isolate rDerCor1 chromosome 4, rDerCor1.pri.v4, whole genome shotgun sequence genome:
- the LOC119854729 gene encoding tigger transposable element-derived protein 4-like — protein MDGSDKRPLFMIGKSKRPRCFPEDFRKLPLNYVSSANAWMTGEIFINWLKKWDRQLCWQSRKICLFLANCSIHPQGVVLTNIQLEFLPSNATSSMRPMAQGVIENMKGHYRSKITNRINVALDVDPNAGVQTVLKTVNLLDCVHLVAEAWQDVKPTTISNCFRKSRFVVPEEGMRDEGIAESDDPLNDVPLPVNMEKEDLVAAVAGDEDLLTFRELSDGELLRTAARPEKRACVDETYHNPEDNQESEDDFDEVPPPTNSELLKALNTRRHFSQLEGLGDRVYWALWYLESHLQNKIVAEKKRSKLREFLHPK, from the coding sequence ATGGACGGGAGTGACAAACGCCCACTGTTCATGATCGGGAAGTCAAAACGACCCCGATGCTTTCCAGAGGATTTCAGGAAACTTCCCCTCAATTATGTCAGTTCGGCGAATGCCTGGATGACAGGTGAGATTTTCATCAATTGGCTGAAAAAGTGGGATCGCCAGCTTTGCTGGCAGAGCCGTAAGATATGCCTCTTCCTGGCTAACTGCTCCATACATCCTCAAGGAGTGGTTCTCACTAACATTCAGCTCGAATTTTTACCCTCTAATGCAACATCTTCGATGCGACCTATGGCTCAAGGTGTCATTGAGAACATGAAGGGACATTACCGATCAAAAATCACAAACCGGATTAATGTTGCTCTTGATGTGGACCCCAACGCAGGTGTTCAGACAGTCCTGAAAACTGTAAACTTGCTAGATTGCGTTCATCTTGTTGCTGAGGCCTGGCAAGATGTAAAGCCTACAACAATTTCCAACTGTTTTCGGAAAAGCAGATTTGTTGTGCCAGAGGAAGGTATGCGAGACGAGGGTATTGCAGAGTCTGACGACCCCCTAAACGATGTCCCACTTCCAGTCAACATGGAAAAAGAGGATTTAGTagctgctgtggctggggatgaggatcTGCTCACGTTCAGAGAGCTAAGCGATGGGGAATTACTGCGCACTGCAGCAAGGCCAGAGAAACGAGCTTGTGTTGATGAAACGTATCATAATCCAGAGGATAATCAAGAGAGTGAGGATGATTTTGATGAAGTTCCACCCCCGACAAACTCTGAGCTGTTGAAGGCTTTGAACACACGTCGGCACTTTTCACAGCTAGAGGGACTTGGGGACAGGGTCTACTGGGCTCTTTGGTACCTTGAATCCCaccttcaaaacaaaattgtggCTGAGAAGAAGCGGAGCAAATTAAGAGAGTTCTTGCACCCCAAATGA
- the LOC119855009 gene encoding RING finger protein 145-like isoform X2 → MKTKQVWLFCAPLLPLLARFCGLPLQALPVVNTFATSVTVVEVLYVAASHLLAPFHLAAAVCREMAQGLEMYRLVALAMSLWSQLAIPVLFLVFWLVLFTLQIYSFLASSNSLLAQQGLLFIFLSSVAECCGTPYSLLGLTFTVSYLALAVLNLCKFYLLGYNAFQNGNVMHRGVTEGVTLLLLALQTGLLDLQILQRTFLLSIILFIVVTSTLQSMIEIADPIVLALGASQNRSPWKHFRSLSLCLFLLVFPCFMAYKIARFFHMDFWLLILVSSCMLTSLQVMGTLFVYALFMIELFQDAPLEKTDEIIYYVNAVSRVLEFLVAVCVVAYGTWESIFGEWSWMGASVIIIHSYFNVWLRAQSGWKSFLLRREAAKKINSLPRATSRQLRDHNDVCAICFQEMNVAVITDCGHFFHTGCLRKWLYVQDTCPMCHQPVKPSATEGPQPAGGEQAEPEPIPEEGAPENADAGAAGRARSPDPSRTAEGRESSWQEQENPALAEPSRAGLLPEAVPHGEGEPMDPAQSRTPQPVSRGGCTP, encoded by the exons ATGAAGACCAAGCAGGTGTGGCTGTTCTGTGCCCCGCTGCTCCCGCTGTTGGCCCGGTTCTGCGGCCTCCCCCTCCAGGCGCTTCCCGTGGTCAACACCTTTGCCACCTCCGTCACTGTGGTGGAGGTGCTGTACGTGGCCGCCTCCCACCTGCTGGCTCCCTTCCATCTGGCCGCTGCGGTGTGCAGGGAGATGGCTCAG GGACTGGAGATGTACAGGCTGGTGGCACTGGCCATGTCCCTCTGGAGCCAGCTGGCTATCCCGGTGCTCTTCCTTGTCTTCTGGCTGGTGCTCTTCACCCTCCAGATCTACTCTTTCCTGGCCTCTTCCAACAGCCTCCTCGCCCAGCAGGGGCTGCTCTTCATCTTCCTCAGCAG CGTGGCAGAGTGCTGCGGCACGCCTTACTCCCTCCTCGGCCTGACCTTCACTGTCTCCTACCTCGCCCTGGCTGTGCTCAACCTTTGCAAGTTCTACCTGCTGGGCTACAATGCCTTCCAGAATGGCAACGTCATGCACAG AGGGGTGACGGAGGGCGtgacactgctgctgctggctctccaGACGGGGCTGCTGGACCTGCAGATCCTGCAGAGAACCTTCCTCCTCAGCATCATCCTCTTCATCGTGGTGACGTCAACCCTGCAGTCCATGATCGAGATAGCCGACCCCATCGTGCTGGCGCTGGGGGCTTCGCAGAACAG GAGCCCTTGGAAGCACTTCCGCAGCCTCAGCTTGTGCCTCTTCCTGCTGGTTTTCCCCTGCTTCATGGCGTACAAAATCGCTCGCTTCTTCCACATGGACTTCTGGCTGCTGATCCTGGTCTCCAGCTGCATGCTCACCTCCCTGCAG GTGATGGGCACCCTCTTCGTCTACGCGCTCTTCATGATCGAACTGTTCCAGGATGCGCCCCTGGAGAAGACGGACGAAATCATCTACTACGTCAATGCGGTGAGCCGGGTGCTGGAGTTCCTGGTGGCCGTCTGCGTGGTGGCCTATGGCACCTGGGAGTCCATCTTTGGCGAGTGGAGCTGGATGGGCGCCTCCGTGATCATCATCCACTCCTACTTTAACGTGTGGCTGCGGGCCCAGTCGGGCTGGAAGAGCTTCCTGCTCCGCAGGGAGGCCGCCAAGAAGATCAACTCGCTGCCCAGGGCCACCAGCAGGCAGCTGCGGGACCACAACGACGTGTGTGCCATCTGCTTCCAG GAGATGAACGTGGCCGTGATCACCGACTGCGGCCACTTCTTCCACACGGGCTGCCTCCGCAAGTGGCTGTACGTGCAGGACACCTGCCCCATGTGCCACCAGCCGGTGAAGCCCTCCGCCACCGAGGGACCACAGCCAGCCGGGGGAGAGCAGGCGGAGCCGGAGCCCATCCCAGAGGAGGGGGCGCCTGAGAATGCAGATGCCGGGGCTGCGGGAAGAGCAAGGAGCCCAGACCCCAGCAGAACCGCTGAGGGCAGGGAGTCCAGCTGGCAGGAGCAGGAGAACCCAGCActggcagagcccagcagggCCGGACTGCTCCCAGAAGCTGTGCCCCATGGGGAGGGCGAGCCCATGGACCCCGCTCAGAGCAGGACTCCCCAGCCAGTGTCTCGAGGGGGCTGCACTCCATAG
- the LOC119855009 gene encoding RING finger protein 145-like isoform X1, whose amino-acid sequence MPRLEEVANVALRVPSVVLLDLLYRWDVQAFAELLRAKQEEAPWRRRALWHAYYLGHMLCVVVLLLPVRSLVRLYLYGLTLLLLFEGHQMARDYMRHEMEYEFQGAVYQDPVVLRRFMTTLTGQIFVSTLCALLMKTKQVWLFCAPLLPLLARFCGLPLQALPVVNTFATSVTVVEVLYVAASHLLAPFHLAAAVCREMAQGLEMYRLVALAMSLWSQLAIPVLFLVFWLVLFTLQIYSFLASSNSLLAQQGLLFIFLSSVAECCGTPYSLLGLTFTVSYLALAVLNLCKFYLLGYNAFQNGNVMHRGVTEGVTLLLLALQTGLLDLQILQRTFLLSIILFIVVTSTLQSMIEIADPIVLALGASQNRSPWKHFRSLSLCLFLLVFPCFMAYKIARFFHMDFWLLILVSSCMLTSLQVMGTLFVYALFMIELFQDAPLEKTDEIIYYVNAVSRVLEFLVAVCVVAYGTWESIFGEWSWMGASVIIIHSYFNVWLRAQSGWKSFLLRREAAKKINSLPRATSRQLRDHNDVCAICFQEMNVAVITDCGHFFHTGCLRKWLYVQDTCPMCHQPVKPSATEGPQPAGGEQAEPEPIPEEGAPENADAGAAGRARSPDPSRTAEGRESSWQEQENPALAEPSRAGLLPEAVPHGEGEPMDPAQSRTPQPVSRGGCTP is encoded by the exons ATGCCTCGGCTGGAGGAGGTGGCCAACGTGGCACTGCGGGTGCCCAGCGTCGTCCTGCTGGATCTGCTCTACCGCTGGGACGTCCAGGCCTTTGCCGAACTGCTCCGGGCCAAGCAGGAGGAGGCCCCGTGGCGCCGCCGCGCCCTCTGGCACGCCTACTACCTGG gccacATGCTGTgcgtggtggtgctgctgctcccaGTCAGATCCCTGGTGAGACTTTATCTCTATGGCCtgacactgctgctgctgttcgaGGGGCACCAGATGGCCAG GGACTACATGCGCCATGAGATGGAGTATGAGTTCCAGGGGGCTGTGTACCAGGACCCTGTGGTGCTCAGGCGCTTCATGACCACCCTGACAG GCCAGATCTTTGTGAGCACGCTCTGCGCCCTCCTCATGAAGACCAAGCAGGTGTGGCTGTTCTGTGCCCCGCTGCTCCCGCTGTTGGCCCGGTTCTGCGGCCTCCCCCTCCAGGCGCTTCCCGTGGTCAACACCTTTGCCACCTCCGTCACTGTGGTGGAGGTGCTGTACGTGGCCGCCTCCCACCTGCTGGCTCCCTTCCATCTGGCCGCTGCGGTGTGCAGGGAGATGGCTCAG GGACTGGAGATGTACAGGCTGGTGGCACTGGCCATGTCCCTCTGGAGCCAGCTGGCTATCCCGGTGCTCTTCCTTGTCTTCTGGCTGGTGCTCTTCACCCTCCAGATCTACTCTTTCCTGGCCTCTTCCAACAGCCTCCTCGCCCAGCAGGGGCTGCTCTTCATCTTCCTCAGCAG CGTGGCAGAGTGCTGCGGCACGCCTTACTCCCTCCTCGGCCTGACCTTCACTGTCTCCTACCTCGCCCTGGCTGTGCTCAACCTTTGCAAGTTCTACCTGCTGGGCTACAATGCCTTCCAGAATGGCAACGTCATGCACAG AGGGGTGACGGAGGGCGtgacactgctgctgctggctctccaGACGGGGCTGCTGGACCTGCAGATCCTGCAGAGAACCTTCCTCCTCAGCATCATCCTCTTCATCGTGGTGACGTCAACCCTGCAGTCCATGATCGAGATAGCCGACCCCATCGTGCTGGCGCTGGGGGCTTCGCAGAACAG GAGCCCTTGGAAGCACTTCCGCAGCCTCAGCTTGTGCCTCTTCCTGCTGGTTTTCCCCTGCTTCATGGCGTACAAAATCGCTCGCTTCTTCCACATGGACTTCTGGCTGCTGATCCTGGTCTCCAGCTGCATGCTCACCTCCCTGCAG GTGATGGGCACCCTCTTCGTCTACGCGCTCTTCATGATCGAACTGTTCCAGGATGCGCCCCTGGAGAAGACGGACGAAATCATCTACTACGTCAATGCGGTGAGCCGGGTGCTGGAGTTCCTGGTGGCCGTCTGCGTGGTGGCCTATGGCACCTGGGAGTCCATCTTTGGCGAGTGGAGCTGGATGGGCGCCTCCGTGATCATCATCCACTCCTACTTTAACGTGTGGCTGCGGGCCCAGTCGGGCTGGAAGAGCTTCCTGCTCCGCAGGGAGGCCGCCAAGAAGATCAACTCGCTGCCCAGGGCCACCAGCAGGCAGCTGCGGGACCACAACGACGTGTGTGCCATCTGCTTCCAG GAGATGAACGTGGCCGTGATCACCGACTGCGGCCACTTCTTCCACACGGGCTGCCTCCGCAAGTGGCTGTACGTGCAGGACACCTGCCCCATGTGCCACCAGCCGGTGAAGCCCTCCGCCACCGAGGGACCACAGCCAGCCGGGGGAGAGCAGGCGGAGCCGGAGCCCATCCCAGAGGAGGGGGCGCCTGAGAATGCAGATGCCGGGGCTGCGGGAAGAGCAAGGAGCCCAGACCCCAGCAGAACCGCTGAGGGCAGGGAGTCCAGCTGGCAGGAGCAGGAGAACCCAGCActggcagagcccagcagggCCGGACTGCTCCCAGAAGCTGTGCCCCATGGGGAGGGCGAGCCCATGGACCCCGCTCAGAGCAGGACTCCCCAGCCAGTGTCTCGAGGGGGCTGCACTCCATAG